The proteins below come from a single Acaryochloris sp. CCMEE 5410 genomic window:
- a CDS encoding flotillin family protein, with product MELVIALLGVMGLGTGAVALVIRNLLYICQPSEVLIFAGSTQRSADGKRVGYRLVKGGRSVRKPLLERALRMDLTNMIIDLRVSNAYSKGGIPLQVEGVANIKIAGEEPTIHNAIERLLGKSRKEIEQIAKETLEGNLRGVLASLTPEQVNEDKIAFAKSLLEEAEDDLEQLGLVLDTLQIQNISDDVRYLDSIGRKQQADLQRDARISEAEAQAESTIKAAENERITSLKRLDRDIGIATAEAERRIQDAKTKRGAVVAESEAEIASELARIQAEIPVQQERIKQVEQQLQADVVAPAEAKCKRAIARAQGDAAQIIEDGKAQAEGTLRLAESWQKAGSSARDIFLLQKLEVLLSTLTATVPDVTVQNVTVVDTTNGGGATKAAAFLEQIRHTTGMDIAGAVQNIVKSDPAPKPIEPQMSENDFIALRADVQNVLGIVAQSKLGGIQAERSVEAAVKMDTSLQKRLQRALQAGGDAAIEALFEHPVIRIPSRIVEAWIQEDD from the coding sequence ATGGAATTAGTGATTGCCCTGTTGGGCGTGATGGGGTTAGGAACGGGGGCCGTTGCTTTAGTTATCCGCAATCTCCTGTATATTTGCCAGCCCAGTGAAGTCCTTATCTTTGCGGGGAGTACTCAGCGATCCGCCGATGGAAAGCGGGTCGGGTATCGCCTCGTCAAAGGTGGTCGCAGTGTGCGTAAGCCCTTGCTGGAAAGGGCCTTACGCATGGACCTCACCAATATGATTATTGACTTGCGGGTTTCTAATGCCTATTCCAAAGGGGGCATTCCGCTGCAGGTGGAAGGGGTTGCTAACATCAAAATTGCTGGGGAAGAACCTACCATTCACAATGCCATTGAACGACTGTTGGGGAAAAGCCGCAAAGAAATTGAGCAAATTGCCAAGGAAACCCTTGAAGGCAATCTACGGGGCGTTTTGGCTAGCCTAACCCCTGAGCAGGTGAATGAAGACAAAATTGCCTTTGCCAAAAGCCTACTGGAAGAAGCTGAAGATGATTTAGAACAGCTGGGGTTAGTCCTAGATACCCTACAGATTCAAAATATTTCTGATGATGTGCGCTACCTAGATTCCATTGGTCGCAAACAGCAAGCGGATCTGCAGCGAGATGCTCGGATTTCGGAAGCGGAAGCCCAGGCCGAATCCACCATTAAAGCCGCCGAAAATGAACGGATCACGTCTCTCAAGCGATTAGACCGCGACATCGGCATTGCTACTGCTGAAGCGGAACGTCGAATTCAGGATGCTAAAACCAAGCGCGGCGCGGTTGTTGCAGAATCCGAAGCCGAGATTGCCTCAGAGTTAGCTCGAATTCAAGCGGAGATTCCGGTGCAACAGGAGCGGATCAAACAGGTGGAACAACAGCTCCAGGCCGATGTGGTGGCCCCTGCCGAAGCGAAATGCAAACGGGCCATTGCCCGCGCCCAAGGAGATGCAGCCCAGATTATTGAGGATGGCAAAGCCCAGGCAGAAGGCACGTTGCGACTCGCAGAATCCTGGCAGAAAGCAGGTAGTAGCGCTCGCGATATTTTCCTATTGCAGAAACTGGAAGTACTGCTCTCGACCCTAACTGCTACAGTGCCGGATGTGACGGTTCAAAATGTCACAGTTGTGGATACAACGAATGGCGGAGGCGCGACGAAAGCCGCTGCATTTCTAGAGCAGATTCGCCATACCACGGGTATGGATATTGCGGGGGCAGTCCAGAACATCGTCAAATCAGACCCTGCTCCAAAGCCCATTGAGCCGCAGATGTCAGAAAACGACTTTATCGCTTTGCGTGCCGATGTCCAGAATGTTCTAGGAATCGTGGCCCAATCGAAGTTGGGTGGGATTCAGGCCGAACGTTCTGTAGAGGCAGCAGTCAAAATGGATACTTCCCTGCAAAAGCGTCTTCAACGCGCCCTGCAGGCCGGGGGGGATGCTGCCATTGAAGCTCTCTTTGAGCATCCTGTGATTCGCATTCCCTCACGGATTGTTGAGGCCTGGATTCAGGAGGATGATTAA
- a CDS encoding flotillin family protein, whose amino-acid sequence MSESVDQPIWEQSQLIAQVESSTRVNQEEAGIPAAVPIAVSIFGVILVVWFLKNFLRICNPNEILILSGRKHRTKDGQTVGYRVIFGGRVISIPILESVKIMDMTTMPVPVEVKNAYSRGGTPLDIQAIANVKISSDPAVVGNAIERFLDRDRKEILRVARETLEGNLRGVVALLTPEQINEDRLEFAERIAQDVSRELAKLGLQLDTLKIQSVADEVDYLSSIGRRQIAQIVRDAEIAESNAMGEAERIEADCQQQSEVAQTQALAIVQEKQNELRKIKAELEQRAKSEEERTIAAGKEARARAEQQLQAMRADLERLRLEADEVLPAEAQRQAKALQARGEAASLGENAKAAAQVNDMLSKVWEETGTDASEVFLIQQIEMVLQQAAEIPNRVKLERINVIDNGDGQSIASLVNAYPEMVRQFLERVDQTLGIDVTGTLKAQHEDKGE is encoded by the coding sequence ATGAGTGAGTCTGTTGATCAGCCCATTTGGGAGCAATCCCAATTGATTGCCCAAGTTGAATCTTCAACTAGAGTGAATCAGGAGGAAGCTGGTATACCTGCGGCAGTGCCGATTGCGGTGTCCATTTTTGGTGTCATTCTGGTCGTTTGGTTTCTCAAGAATTTTTTGCGAATTTGCAATCCCAATGAAATCTTGATTTTATCGGGGCGCAAACATCGCACTAAAGACGGTCAAACCGTTGGCTATCGGGTTATTTTTGGGGGCCGAGTGATTTCGATTCCCATCTTGGAATCTGTCAAAATCATGGACATGACCACCATGCCCGTCCCCGTTGAAGTCAAAAATGCCTATTCTCGGGGAGGGACACCCCTCGATATCCAAGCCATTGCCAACGTCAAAATCTCCAGTGATCCGGCGGTGGTTGGGAATGCCATTGAGCGATTCCTCGATCGCGATCGCAAAGAAATACTTCGGGTGGCCCGAGAAACCTTAGAGGGAAATTTGCGAGGTGTGGTGGCTTTGCTGACCCCCGAACAAATCAACGAAGACCGACTGGAATTTGCCGAGCGCATTGCCCAGGACGTCTCGCGAGAACTGGCAAAGCTGGGGTTACAGCTGGATACCCTCAAAATCCAGAGCGTCGCCGATGAGGTTGATTATCTTAGCTCCATCGGTCGGAGACAAATTGCCCAGATTGTCCGGGACGCCGAGATTGCCGAGTCCAACGCCATGGGAGAAGCTGAGCGGATTGAAGCTGACTGTCAGCAGCAGTCAGAAGTCGCTCAAACCCAGGCCCTAGCCATTGTTCAGGAAAAGCAAAACGAGCTACGCAAAATTAAAGCGGAGCTAGAACAGCGAGCCAAATCTGAAGAAGAACGAACCATTGCTGCAGGGAAAGAAGCCCGCGCCCGGGCCGAACAGCAACTCCAAGCCATGCGGGCCGATTTAGAGCGGTTGCGCCTAGAAGCAGATGAGGTGCTTCCCGCAGAAGCCCAGCGGCAGGCCAAGGCATTGCAGGCTCGAGGAGAAGCAGCCAGCTTAGGAGAAAACGCCAAAGCCGCAGCCCAAGTCAACGATATGTTGTCCAAGGTCTGGGAAGAAACCGGGACGGATGCTTCAGAAGTCTTCTTAATTCAGCAAATTGAGATGGTGCTGCAACAGGCAGCAGAGATTCCCAATCGGGTCAAATTAGAACGGATCAATGTCATTGATAACGGGGATGGACAGTCCATTGCCAGCTTGGTAAATGCTTACCCAGAAATGGTGCGACAATTCCTCGAGCGGGTCGATCAAACCCTCGGCATTGACGTCACTGGCACCCTGAAAGCCCAGCATGAGGATAAAGGAGAGTAG